A portion of the Magnolia sinica isolate HGM2019 chromosome 17, MsV1, whole genome shotgun sequence genome contains these proteins:
- the LOC131230520 gene encoding MDIS1-interacting receptor like kinase 2-like — MNKGNTFSTWNYDGIATFEDIVEATDGFDDKYRIGTGAYMKVYKANLPGGQIVAVKKLHPLEVYEYMERGSLASIQSNGEGAAQLDSTLRVNVIKGVTHALSYKHHDCNLPFVHRDLSSNNVLLNSELG; from the exons ATGAACAAAGGAAATACCTTTTCAACATGGAATTATGATGGGATTGCCACGTTTGAAGACATTGTAGAGGCAACAGATGGTTTTGATGACAAATACCGCATTGGAACTGGAGCGTATATGAAAGTTTACAAAGCAAATCTACCAGGAGGCCAGATAGTAGCTGTGAAAAAACTTCACCCACTTGAAG TCTACGAGTATATGGAAAGGGGAAGCTTGGCAAGCATCCAAAGCAATGGTGAAGGAGCTGCACAGTTGGACTCTACTTTGAGGGTGAATGTTATCAAAGGCGTGACCCATGCTTTATCTTACAAGCACCATGATTGTAACCTGCCGTTTGTCCATCGAGACCTATCAAGCAACAATGTTCTGTTGAATTCAGAACTAGGCTAG